The nucleotide sequence TCTTCCCATTTTTATTTTTTACATTGAGCCAACATCCTATTTCAATATTTACAAAATTGAAATTATCACTTAATTTGTTAAGATTTACTTTTAAATCGTTAAATGTTCTAGTTGTATCGCAAGAAATTGTTCTATAAGTGGATGTCGGAATACTTGCTCTAAAGAATTGACGAGAGTAGTCCAGGAATGTTTGAGGTTGACTAGGAAGAGATATCCCTATTTCATTAATCTCAAAAGAGTATTGAGATGGAAGAACTATTATACCGAAAATAGCTTCTATTAAATATATGAAATTCTCTTTGGTCTTTTGATATTTGGTTTTGACTTCAAATACTTCTCTAGTATTGATGAACCATGTACTGGTGTGAATGTTCGATAGTGCAAAATCTAGAGAATAAGGATAATTTATCAAGGAACTTGAATTCAAAATCATAGCAAACCTTCCTTGACTCCATACCTCGTAAACTGATTATAGAACTCGTAATTTCCTTTTTCATCTCCAAATAAAATATATACACGATCTTTTTGGATGCGTGAGCGGTTGTTTTTTGGACTGAATATTCTTCTTTCAATACTATTAAGTTGTTTGTCTGTGAATTGACCTTTCTTCAAAACTATGACCATGTTATTGCTCTGACCTGTGTTTATCTCTTTGATGACTTGATTGAAACTTTTGGCATCATATCAAGTGTTTTACCTAGGTGACGAATAAGATAATCTGCTGTTTGATGACCTCTTCCTGAATTTTCTATCGGTTTTTTTCTAACTACATCAATCCTAAGCCTTTCAGCAAGGAATTTGCCCGTCGTAATTTCGGCTTTTTCGTACTTTGTATTCAATGGGCCACCTTTATCAACAAATGTCCCTCTTCCTGTTGAAGATTTTTGAAACTTCGAGAGAAGTAGGGTGGGCAATGCCCACCAGTCAACAAATTAGGAATACTTTTATCTCACAAAAACTATTCTCCCATTTCATTCATAATCTTTGACAGATCGGGAACTCTAGATGGGCGACTTTGACATTGACAAGCCCAATTTTCTGAATACAAACCCTTGGCAACATATCTAGAGAAACTCGAATAGGGCCAAGCGTGAGGACAAGTGACAAGCTGATGTTTGACGGGATTGTAATGAATGTAATCGAGATAGAGATTAACTTCTTGAGGCTGACACAAACTTCTCTCCCAAAAACGACGCTGCCAGACATCTCGCTCTCGATGCTTTCGACGAGATAATGAGAGATTCGTGGGTGGGGGTTCTTGACCTCGCAGCGCGCGGGTGAATAACACTTTCATGGGACCGACAGGAGAGGAATAGTCGCAATCGTTAGGGGGCAGTTGCCAGAGAAAATGAAGATGTTCGGGCAAAATAGCTGCACCCACGATTTCAAAGGGTCGTTCTTTTCGAGTTTGGGCAACAGCATATCGCAAAAGATTAACAGTATTTTCAGTACTGAAAAGGGGCTGTCGCTCATAGGTGACACAGGTAATAAAAATAATGCTACCCGGAATGCGAGCGCGGCGATATTGAGGCATTTTATTGATAAGTTGCCATGACAAGATTGCTGAAGCAGATTACCATTTTATCCAACGATTGGAGAGTGGTGGGCAATGCCCACCCTACTTCTGAGCGTTCCATCTTTCTTAATTTCTCCTCGGTCGGCTTGCGTCTTTTGGGACGTTCCGACCGTTTTCCCTATCGATGGGTAAATCTCGAAAACTCTTTTATTTGCCGTCAACGGGCAGCCAAACAATAAAAGTCGTTCCAGGGTTCCCAGAGGAAGGATTAGCTGCGTCAGGATTGGGGCTAACTAATTCTATTTCACCGTGCATTTGTTCGATTAGGTTTTTCGCGATCGCGAGTCCCAATCCACTCCCCGAAATTTCTCCTTGTTCTTGCACCCCTCGGTAGTGTCGCTCGAAAATGCGTTCTCGATCTCCCAGGGGGA is from Lusitaniella coriacea LEGE 07157 and encodes:
- a CDS encoding REP-associated tyrosine transposase codes for the protein MPQYRRARIPGSIIFITCVTYERQPLFSTENTVNLLRYAVAQTRKERPFEIVGAAILPEHLHFLWQLPPNDCDYSSPVGPMKVLFTRALRGQEPPPTNLSLSRRKHRERDVWQRRFWERSLCQPQEVNLYLDYIHYNPVKHQLVTCPHAWPYSSFSRYVAKGLYSENWACQCQSRPSRVPDLSKIMNEMGE